The Deltaproteobacteria bacterium DNA segment TGTCGACTTTGCCTTTGCGTATCATTTCGGCAAGTGACTTGCCAAGCTCCGCCGTACTCATTGCTCCGGCAAGGGTGACCATCATCTTGCCGCCTTTTTTAAGGTGCGTTTCATAGCCCTTTGCCGCGTCCACGAGCGCTGCGGCGTTGAAGTGCTTATAATGCCGTTCGATGAATTTGGATATGGGGCCCTTATTTTGCGCTGCGCTTTTTGCCTTTTTCTTTGCCATTGTTACTCTCCTTTGGTTGGTTTTATAAGTCAAAAGTTATTTTAATTGCGCTCGCCGGCAGGCCGAGGGCCTGCACCCGAATGTTCTTCAATTAGCCGATGAGCTTAACGCAACTTCTGCGCTCGCCGCGCGGCGCATTACACATCATAACGTTTCAAACCAATCTTTATTTACAGTAACCCTTTCTACAACTTCCTTCTTTACATCTACACCTAGCGATAAGTTCTTAAGCCTCTCTGCTAACTCTTCACCATCCACCAAATCAACAGGAATTGCACCATCACGTTGAGCTTCATTCCTTGCATCCCGAGTAAAGACACCGGTAGTTATGACAATACCTCTATCAGCCCTACCTTGCATTGCACCCCTAAAATCTCTTATAACACTCGGACCAACGACATCCTTCCATCTTTTCGCCTGAAAAGCCACATGGAACGACAAAAGATTTCCAAGCTTAACAACGCCCTTGCCGTCAATCCCTCCATCTCCGCTTTTTCCCGTAACCTCCACATTCACGAAGCCAGACTCTCTTAGTAATCTCTTACATAAATTCTCAAATGCCCCCGGCGAAACACTTTTCAACACCTCTAAAAGCCCATCTTTCCAATTCACCTCTCCAACTATATCCGCACCCAAGTCACTATCTTCATCTTCGACATCACTTCTCTTTTTTTGTACTTCTTTAACCCTACGAACAACTTCCTTACTATCAACACGCTCTATCCTTCTACCTTCTGAAGTTAATGCCCAAACACCGCGGGACGAATTTTCCAACACACCATAATTCTTAAGATAAGTTCTAGCCCAAGCCATACGATAGCTTAGCTTTGTAATGTTTCCACGATGTATATCGTTAACATCCTTTTCGGAAAGATTGAGGTTTCGAGCCACAACTTCCTCCAATTCATCCACCGATGCCGAACCACCTAACTGCTTCATTGCTTGAACAGTTGGGGCTATCAATCCATCATATGTAGGAACAGCCATAAGACCTCCTTTTTTAATTACCCCTCCATCATGTCCGCGAGCAATTCACTTGCCCGGTTTTTCCAAAAAAACCTTGAAGCGTCCGTCCTCCTCGGCGCGTTTTTCGAGGCCGAGCGCGTTATTGAGGAACACGTTCGCATCCCAGAGCCACTTCAAACGCAAATGCACGGGCATGGACTTGAACTCGTCGAGCTTCTCCTCGGAAAAAACGCACACCGCGCCGTTATCCGCGCTATTTTTCTTCATGACGCATCGCCCCTTTTCTTTATCATCTCGAGAGCCTCTATATCGAGCAAATCCTGTCTCCTGCCCGACGCTTTTTTAAGCGCTATCATGTCGTCGAGCGCGGCAACAGGGATCGGCGTATTCACGGACTTACGCGTCACCGAACGCTCCTTCAAGCCGTCGTAAGCGACAACTTCGTTTATCAAAACATCCACAAGCCCCATCGCTTCCTTTGAATTATAAAAAGAAAACACCAGCATGTTCTTTTCCTTTATAAACGACTCTCTCTTAGACGATTCGGCAAGGCTCGCCGCGCCTGCCGGCACGTTCGGCTTAAAACCAAGCTCCTCCATGGCCTCGATAAACTTCAAAACATTCCCGCGCTCAAAGGAAATCACGATATCCAAATCAGCCGTCATCCTCATGGCGCCGTAAAGCGCCATGGCAACGCCGCCGACCACGACGTAACTGACGCGCTTCTCGTTTAATTTATCGAATATATCCTCGTAACGCATCCCCTCTACCCCTCCATCATATCCGCGAAACGTTTGAATAGATACATCGAGTCATGCGGGCCGGGCGAGGATTCCGGGTGGTACTGAACAGAGAAGAACCTGCCCGCCTTGTCCGCGATGCCCTCGTTAGTCTGGTCGTTAAGGTTGATGTGCGTGATGTCGGCTGTCTTCTTAATCGGCTCCGCGTCAACGGCAAAGCCGTGGTTCTGGCTCGTTATCTCCACCCTGCCGGTGGTAAAGTCCTTCACAGGCTGGTTGCCGCCGCGGTGCCCGAACTTAAGTTTATAAGTCCGCGCCCCGATTGCGAGGCTTAGTAACTGATGCCCAAGGCAGATGCCGAATATGGGCTTTTTGCCAATGAGCTTCTTTATCGTCTCCTGCGCGTAGGTCACAGGCTCCGGGTCTCCGGGGCCGTTTGAGAGAAACACGCCGTCAGGGTTCATTGAGAGAACTTCGTCTGCTGATGTGGATGCAGGCACAACAGTTACATCGCATCCGACATTCAGAAGGTTACGCACGATGTTGCGCTTCATACCGAAATCGAATGCGACGACCTTGAATTTTTTCTCGATACCCTTCGCATACCCGCCCTCTATTTCCCAGAGCCCTTCTTCCAGTTTATACGGCTTCTTGCACGTGACTTCCTTAACAAGGTCACGGCCCACAAGCCCGGGCGAAGTCCTCGCCTTATGAACAAGCGACTCGGCCTTTGTGTCTACCGTGGATATCACGCCCTCCATCGCGCCCTTGTCTCTAAGCCTTCTTACAAGAGACCTCGTGTCTATGCCGTAGATACCGACAATCTTATTTGCCTTCAGGTACTCATCCAAGGTAAGGCCGCCTTCTTTCCTGTGCCTCCATGAGCTCGGCTCGTCGCACGGGTCTTTTACTATGAACCCCTCTGCCCAGGGCCTGTGGGATTCGACATCCTCTACGTTCGTGCCGTAGTTGCCGATCTGCGGGTATGTCATCGTGACCATTTGCCCCTTGTACGACGGGTCTGTGAGGATTTCCTGATACCCTGTCATCGAGGTGTTAAACACCACCTCGCCCAAGGCCTCTCCCTCGCTTCCGAGCGAATGACCTTCATAAACTGTCCCGTCGCTTAACGCCAACAGCGCCTTCTTCTTCGAGCTCATCGTATCCCCTTATAAAAAAATATTTATGCCTTATGCACTACCTTGCCGTTATAGACCGTTGTGACAACGCGGCCCTTAAGCTTCCAACCCTTAAACGGCGTATTCCTGCCTTTACTTAAAAACTTCTCAGGCTCAACCGTCCATTCGGCATCCAAGTCAACGACCGCTACATCTGCCTGGCTTCCGACCCTAAGCGCGCCGCTACCAAGCCCCATTGCCTTTGCCGGGTTGGCTGTCATAGCGCGTATTACATCTACAAGCGTCAAGTGGCCGCTATTAACAAGAGTCAGCACGACTCCGAGAGAGGTCTCCAGCCCGACAACACCGTTTGCCGCAACGTCGAACTCAACGTCCTTTTCCAATGCAGAGTGCGGCGCATGGTCGGTTGCAATGCAATCGATTGTGCCGTCCTTTATGCCCTCTATTAGCGCGTCCACGTCAGCGCGCGACCGAAGCGGCGGGTTCATCTTCGCGTCCGTATCATAGCCGCCGTGAAGCGTAACCGCGTCATCGGTTAAGGCAAGATGATGGGGTGTTGCCTCTGCCGTAACCTGCACTCCCCTTTTCTTTGCAGCGCGTATCAACTCGACAGCGCCTTTTGTCGAAACGTGCGCAACGTGCAGCCTCGCGCCCGTAAGCTCGGCAAGGCCGATGTCGCGGCCAACCATCGAGTCCTCTGCTTCGTTTGGTATGCCGCGAAGCCCGAGCCTTGTAGAGACAGCGCCCTCGTTCATCGAGCCCTTTGACAATGTCGGCTCCTCGGCGTGCGTTATCACAACAAGCCCCGCGCCCTTTGCGTACTCAAGCGCCCGTCTCATAACAGAAGCAGATGCAACCGGACGGCCGTCGTCGGACACCGCAAGGCAACCAGAGGCCTTAAGCTCGAAGAACTCTGACGATGTCTCGCCCTTAAGTCCTTTTGTTATCGCGCCAACGGGATACACTGCGCCAAACCCCGAAGCCTCGGCGCGGTCTTTTATGAACTTCGTTATTGATTCGGAATCGTTTACAGGCTTTGTATTGGCCATGCAAAACACGGTAGTGACCCCGCCTGCTGCAGCAGCACGCGTGCCACTCTCAACGGTTTCCTTGTACTCCTCGCCCGGCTCCCTAAGATGCACGTGCAGGTCAATCAAGCCGGGAATGACAAGCTTGCCGGAGGCCTCGATTATATCCCAACCGGCATCGGTAGTCTCTGGTGTCTCGAGTTTTTCTCCCGAAGGCTTGATGGACGCAATCCTGCCGCCCATGATGACAAGGTCGAAGTTGCCGTCCACATTCGAGGCCGGGTCTACAACGCGGCCGTTTCTTATAAGCATTCTCTTCATAAGTTAAGCTCCATTTCGCGTCAAACTTTACAGCGCATCCAATTACGTCAAAACCCTGCGCGCACAATCGAAAAAAAAATTACTCCTTCACCCCGCCAAGCAGGAGATAGAACATCGCCATACGAACAGCAACGCCGTTATTGACCTGGTCGAGGATAAGAGACCACGGGCCATCTGCCACGTCGTTGGATATCTCGAGGCCTCTGTTTACAGGCCCCGGGTGCATGATGACAACGTCCTTTTTCGCATTCTTAAGTTTTGCCGCATCCAGGCCGTAGACCTTCGAGTACTCGCGTCCGCTTGAGAAAAGCGCTTCTTCCTGGCGCTCAAGCTGGATTCTAAGCATCATTATCACGTCCGCGTTCTTTATCGCACCCTGAAAATCGTGTGTTGCCTCGCATCCGAGCTTCTCGATACCCTTTGGCATCATCGTCGGAGGAGCGCACACCGTAACCTTCGAGCCCATCTTCGTAAATCCGTGGATGTTGGACCTGGCAACGCGAGAGTGCGCAATGTCGCCTGCGATTAAAACATTCAAGCCGTCCAGACGGCCAAGCCTGTCCCTTACTGTCAGCATGTCGAGAAGCGCCTGCGATGGATGCTCATGCGCTCCGTCTCCGGCGTTCACAACGGCGCATTTTACGTATTTGGCTATCAGGTGCGGCGCGCCGCTCGAAGCGTGGCGTATGACGATGCAGTCCGGGTTCATGGCCTCGAGGTTTTTGGCAGTGTCCTTTAGCGTCTCGCCCTTTTTAACGGAACTCGTTGCTACGGAGATATTGACTGCGTCCGCGCTCATGCGCTTTGCCGCTATCTCAAATGACGTCCTGGTCCTGGTAGAAGACTCGTAGAAGAGATTGATAACGGTCTTTCCCCTAAGTGTCGGGACCTTCTTTATCTCTCTCTTCGAGACGTCCTTGAAGCTCTCGGCAGTGGATAGAAGCGCCTCTATCTCATCCTTTGCAAGATCTTCTATTCCGAGTATGTCTTTTCTCTCAAGCCTCACAGAATAAAACCCTTTCTACGGCTTCTCGGGCGCGCTGACCTGCACCTCGCATTTGCCGTCCACTTCTTCGAGCATCACCTTAACGCCTTCTTTTCTTGAGGTCGGGATGTTTTTTCCGACGTAATCGGCCTTTAGCGGCAGCTCCCTGTGGCCCCTGTCAACGAGCACGGCAAGCTGTATGGCGGTCGGGCGGCCAAAGTCCATAAGCGC contains these protein-coding regions:
- the carA gene encoding glutamine-hydrolyzing carbamoyl-phosphate synthase small subunit translates to MSSKKKALLALSDGTVYEGHSLGSEGEALGEVVFNTSMTGYQEILTDPSYKGQMVTMTYPQIGNYGTNVEDVESHRPWAEGFIVKDPCDEPSSWRHRKEGGLTLDEYLKANKIVGIYGIDTRSLVRRLRDKGAMEGVISTVDTKAESLVHKARTSPGLVGRDLVKEVTCKKPYKLEEGLWEIEGGYAKGIEKKFKVVAFDFGMKRNIVRNLLNVGCDVTVVPASTSADEVLSMNPDGVFLSNGPGDPEPVTYAQETIKKLIGKKPIFGICLGHQLLSLAIGARTYKLKFGHRGGNQPVKDFTTGRVEITSQNHGFAVDAEPIKKTADITHINLNDQTNEGIADKAGRFFSVQYHPESSPGPHDSMYLFKRFADMMEG
- a CDS encoding aspartate carbamoyltransferase catalytic subunit, translating into MRLERKDILGIEDLAKDEIEALLSTAESFKDVSKREIKKVPTLRGKTVINLFYESSTRTRTSFEIAAKRMSADAVNISVATSSVKKGETLKDTAKNLEAMNPDCIVIRHASSGAPHLIAKYVKCAVVNAGDGAHEHPSQALLDMLTVRDRLGRLDGLNVLIAGDIAHSRVARSNIHGFTKMGSKVTVCAPPTMMPKGIEKLGCEATHDFQGAIKNADVIMMLRIQLERQEEALFSSGREYSKVYGLDAAKLKNAKKDVVIMHPGPVNRGLEISNDVADGPWSLILDQVNNGVAVRMAMFYLLLGGVKE
- a CDS encoding dihydroorotase; the encoded protein is MKRMLIRNGRVVDPASNVDGNFDLVIMGGRIASIKPSGEKLETPETTDAGWDIIEASGKLVIPGLIDLHVHLREPGEEYKETVESGTRAAAAGGVTTVFCMANTKPVNDSESITKFIKDRAEASGFGAVYPVGAITKGLKGETSSEFFELKASGCLAVSDDGRPVASASVMRRALEYAKGAGLVVITHAEEPTLSKGSMNEGAVSTRLGLRGIPNEAEDSMVGRDIGLAELTGARLHVAHVSTKGAVELIRAAKKRGVQVTAEATPHHLALTDDAVTLHGGYDTDAKMNPPLRSRADVDALIEGIKDGTIDCIATDHAPHSALEKDVEFDVAANGVVGLETSLGVVLTLVNSGHLTLVDVIRAMTANPAKAMGLGSGALRVGSQADVAVVDLDAEWTVEPEKFLSKGRNTPFKGWKLKGRVVTTVYNGKVVHKA
- a CDS encoding restriction endonuclease is translated as MAVPTYDGLIAPTVQAMKQLGGSASVDELEEVVARNLNLSEKDVNDIHRGNITKLSYRMAWARTYLKNYGVLENSSRGVWALTSEGRRIERVDSKEVVRRVKEVQKKRSDVEDEDSDLGADIVGEVNWKDGLLEVLKSVSPGAFENLCKRLLRESGFVNVEVTGKSGDGGIDGKGVVKLGNLLSFHVAFQAKRWKDVVGPSVIRDFRGAMQGRADRGIVITTGVFTRDARNEAQRDGAIPVDLVDGEELAERLKNLSLGVDVKKEVVERVTVNKDWFETL